In the Wyeomyia smithii strain HCP4-BCI-WySm-NY-G18 chromosome 2, ASM2978416v1, whole genome shotgun sequence genome, one interval contains:
- the LOC129724008 gene encoding protocadherin Fat 1-like isoform X2 — translation MALSQNHILISVILTILSISPLAAHNCESDTYDFWQYYNPSHKLDLKAPTGFTIAEFEVRNLQSVDYSNKYLDIKVENDRLVFRTTAEFEKYDKQESSTRIALQIEYKCSVGKTVGAYFQDILEANNYDPEFTRSVYEVTVPLPLPKNFDLTPYIDGGQGIVATDYDLVGNTVTFSLESNKYLRIESVPVSNSLKQFRGVVRLQDQILKLADNIELEVRAEDKGVPPRSSTARLVIRPDATVVYNDPPTFKRSFIREDYEPNSENSIVLELIQGTEHEDLEYVLMGDDKEYFELSVGVAKNNATLSMKSEPKPPKGKFFMNVIVEVKRSELLSDECVVLIDLKESSQEGSKVTVEKTFVVIHLEEERVHSQVFPAKIGDCTYRIVSQHPKKEVDIFTVNEATGWIESVRFDREDRELFTDMERPQFKIVLRLVCQAQSIETVDNRQIKEFEDIPFTTDTTYLTVIVDDINDNAPTFTFPKEGDLFAYPVARISERLMISSLLQVSAYDLDADLNGSIRFSVTPNGNFDIDPKTGRIFPLKSALKDENTIQLDIMATDRDGAVDGNESRLRIYVVPVLPYQLSLLQLNAMREEALQDYLDMLLAATGLRVVALPGGYTSLSESSTRQQNFETALRYAVAAFDGQNAIVSSDSLANSLMNNDDAKLSSWNDLFIDELPAEDCTVYPYIVIMAVFIVLFIAVTALAIFWWAKSRSTLEDSSTASTEEPCADSGSVFVENSLANAKSTPPMVRKHIEDVTVDDSTDGFVRSNRLAKSLSDLLIVDESEEVSCNEANSGTQRRKSIRFNENVEKIEIV, via the exons ATGGCACTCAGTCAAAATCATATTCTGATTTCGGTTATTCTCACCATTTTATCAATCTCTCCACTAGCAGCACATA ATTGTGAATCGGATACGTATGACTTTTGGCAGTACTATAATCCGAGTCACAAGCTAGACTTGAAGGCCCCCACCGGTTTCACGATTGCCGAGTTTGAGGTTCGGAACCTGCAGAGTGTAGACTATTCTAACAAGTACTTAGACATAAAGGTCGAAAACGATCGACTTGTTTTTCGCACCACAGCAGAATTTGAAAAGTACGATAAACAGGAAAGCTCAACACGGATCGCGCTGCAAATTGAGTACAAATGTTCCGTCGGTAAAACAGTCGGAGCGTACTTTCAGGACATACTGGAAGCGAACAACTACGATCCGGAGTTCACACGGTCAGTATACGAGGTGACGGTTCCGCTACCGCTACCGAAGAACTTCGATCTTACTCCGTACATTGACGGTGGACAGGGTATTGTTGCGACCGATTACGACCTGGTGGGAAACACGGTGACGTTCAGCTTGGAGAGTAATAAATATCTTAGGATCGAGTCGGTGCCCGTTAGTAATAGCCTCAAGCAGTTTCGAGGTGTTGTACGACTGCAGGATCAAATTCTGAAGCTGGCCGACAACATCGAGTTGGAGGTTCGTGCGGAAGATAAAGGCGTTCCGCCCAGATCGAGTACAGCTCGACTGGTTATTCGACCGGATGCGACTGTGGTTTACAATGATCCACCCACGTTCAAGCGATCCTTCATTCGTGAAGATTATGAGCCGAATTCGGAGAACTCAATAGTGTTGGAGTTGATCCAGGGCACAGAACACGAGGATCTGGAGTATGTATTGATGGGCGACGATAAGGAATACTTCGAGTTGAGTGTGGGTGTTGCTAAAAATAATGCAACACTGTCGATGAAATCTGAACCGAAACCACCGAAAGGGAAATTTTTCATGAATGTGATTGTTGAGGTAAAACGATCGGAGCTCCTATCGGATGAGTGCGTTGTGTTGATTGATCTCAAAGAGTCATCGCAGGAGGGTTCGAAGGTAACGGTTGAGAAAACGTTTGTCGTTATTCATCTGGAGGAGGAGCGAGTACACAGTCAGGTGTTTCCGGCAAAAATCGGTGACTGTACGTATCGAATAGTTAGTCAACATCCTAAAAAGGAGGttgatatttttacagtcaacgAAGCTACCGGTTGGATAGAATCAGTACGTTTCGATCGGGAAGATCGTGAGCTGTTTACGGACATGGAGCGTCCTCAGTTTAAAATCGTACTACGCCTAGTATGTCAAGCACAATCAATTGAAACAGTTGACAATCGTCAAATAAAAGAATTCGAAGACATTCCTTTTACTACTGATACCACCTATCTTACTGTTATTGTTGACGATATCAACGATAATGCTCCAACATTCACGTTTCCAAAGGAGGGAGATTTATTCGCTTATCCAGTAGCTCGAATATCGGAGCGATTGATGATTTCAAGCCTACTACAGGTTTCGGCGTACGACTTAGATGCTGATTTAAATGGTAGTATCCGTTTCAGTGTAACTCCGAATGGTAACTTCGATATTGATCCTAAAACTGGCAGAATTTTTCCGCTCAAAAGTGCTCTGAAAGACGAAAACACGATTCAGCTGGACATAATGGCAACCGATCGAGACGGTGCTGTGGACGGTAACGAATCCCGGCTGCGAATTTACGTTGTCCCTGTACTCCCTTATCAATTGTCTCTGCTACAGTTGAACGCAATGCGTGAGGAAGCTTTGCAGGATTATTTGGATATGCTGCTAGCAGCAACTGGGCTTAGAGTTGTGGCACTCCCAGGTGGTTATACGTCGCTTTCGGAGTCATCCACCAGGcagcaaaactttgaaaccGCCCTCAGGTATGCGGTAGCTGCGTTCGACGGGCAGAATGCGATTGTATCAAGTGATAGTTTGGCTAA TTCTCTAATGAACAACGATGATGCAAAACTGTCCTCCTGGAATGATCTATTCATCGATGAACTTCCTGCAGAGGACTGCACCGTTTATCCATACATAGTTATTATGGCTGTGTTTATTGTATTGTTTATAGCCGTTACAGCGTTGGCTATTTTTTGGTGGGCGAAAAGTCGTTCAACTCTAGAGGATTCATCTACTGCTAGTACGGAGGAGCCATGTGCAGACTCCGGTAGTGTTTTTGTTGAGAACTCTCTCGCCAATGCCAAATCAACACCACCAATGGTCAGAAAACATATCGAGGATGTTACAGTTGATG attctaCTGATGGTTTTGTCAGAAGTAACAGGCTGGCGAAATCACTTTCCGACCTGTTGATCGTCGATGAGAGTGAGGAAGTGAGCTGCAACGAAGCTAACAGTGGTACCCAGAGAAGAAAATCGATTCGATTCAACGAAAATGTAGAGAAGATAGAG attgtTTAG
- the LOC129724008 gene encoding protocadherin Fat 1-like isoform X1 — protein sequence MALSQNHILISVILTILSISPLAAHNCESDTYDFWQYYNPSHKLDLKAPTGFTIAEFEVRNLQSVDYSNKYLDIKVENDRLVFRTTAEFEKYDKQESSTRIALQIEYKCSVGKTVGAYFQDILEANNYDPEFTRSVYEVTVPLPLPKNFDLTPYIDGGQGIVATDYDLVGNTVTFSLESNKYLRIESVPVSNSLKQFRGVVRLQDQILKLADNIELEVRAEDKGVPPRSSTARLVIRPDATVVYNDPPTFKRSFIREDYEPNSENSIVLELIQGTEHEDLEYVLMGDDKEYFELSVGVAKNNATLSMKSEPKPPKGKFFMNVIVEVKRSELLSDECVVLIDLKESSQEGSKVTVEKTFVVIHLEEERVHSQVFPAKIGDCTYRIVSQHPKKEVDIFTVNEATGWIESVRFDREDRELFTDMERPQFKIVLRLVCQAQSIETVDNRQIKEFEDIPFTTDTTYLTVIVDDINDNAPTFTFPKEGDLFAYPVARISERLMISSLLQVSAYDLDADLNGSIRFSVTPNGNFDIDPKTGRIFPLKSALKDENTIQLDIMATDRDGAVDGNESRLRIYVVPVLPYQLSLLQLNAMREEALQDYLDMLLAATGLRVVALPGGYTSLSESSTRQQNFETALRYAVAAFDGQNAIVSSDSLANSLMNNDDAKLSSWNDLFIDELPAEDCTVYPYIVIMAVFIVLFIAVTALAIFWWAKSRSTLEDSSTASTEEPCADSGSVFVENSLANAKSTPPMVRKHIEDVTVDDSTDGFVRSNRLAKSLSDLLIVDESEEVSCNEANSGTQRRKSIRFNENVEKIEVLES from the exons ATGGCACTCAGTCAAAATCATATTCTGATTTCGGTTATTCTCACCATTTTATCAATCTCTCCACTAGCAGCACATA ATTGTGAATCGGATACGTATGACTTTTGGCAGTACTATAATCCGAGTCACAAGCTAGACTTGAAGGCCCCCACCGGTTTCACGATTGCCGAGTTTGAGGTTCGGAACCTGCAGAGTGTAGACTATTCTAACAAGTACTTAGACATAAAGGTCGAAAACGATCGACTTGTTTTTCGCACCACAGCAGAATTTGAAAAGTACGATAAACAGGAAAGCTCAACACGGATCGCGCTGCAAATTGAGTACAAATGTTCCGTCGGTAAAACAGTCGGAGCGTACTTTCAGGACATACTGGAAGCGAACAACTACGATCCGGAGTTCACACGGTCAGTATACGAGGTGACGGTTCCGCTACCGCTACCGAAGAACTTCGATCTTACTCCGTACATTGACGGTGGACAGGGTATTGTTGCGACCGATTACGACCTGGTGGGAAACACGGTGACGTTCAGCTTGGAGAGTAATAAATATCTTAGGATCGAGTCGGTGCCCGTTAGTAATAGCCTCAAGCAGTTTCGAGGTGTTGTACGACTGCAGGATCAAATTCTGAAGCTGGCCGACAACATCGAGTTGGAGGTTCGTGCGGAAGATAAAGGCGTTCCGCCCAGATCGAGTACAGCTCGACTGGTTATTCGACCGGATGCGACTGTGGTTTACAATGATCCACCCACGTTCAAGCGATCCTTCATTCGTGAAGATTATGAGCCGAATTCGGAGAACTCAATAGTGTTGGAGTTGATCCAGGGCACAGAACACGAGGATCTGGAGTATGTATTGATGGGCGACGATAAGGAATACTTCGAGTTGAGTGTGGGTGTTGCTAAAAATAATGCAACACTGTCGATGAAATCTGAACCGAAACCACCGAAAGGGAAATTTTTCATGAATGTGATTGTTGAGGTAAAACGATCGGAGCTCCTATCGGATGAGTGCGTTGTGTTGATTGATCTCAAAGAGTCATCGCAGGAGGGTTCGAAGGTAACGGTTGAGAAAACGTTTGTCGTTATTCATCTGGAGGAGGAGCGAGTACACAGTCAGGTGTTTCCGGCAAAAATCGGTGACTGTACGTATCGAATAGTTAGTCAACATCCTAAAAAGGAGGttgatatttttacagtcaacgAAGCTACCGGTTGGATAGAATCAGTACGTTTCGATCGGGAAGATCGTGAGCTGTTTACGGACATGGAGCGTCCTCAGTTTAAAATCGTACTACGCCTAGTATGTCAAGCACAATCAATTGAAACAGTTGACAATCGTCAAATAAAAGAATTCGAAGACATTCCTTTTACTACTGATACCACCTATCTTACTGTTATTGTTGACGATATCAACGATAATGCTCCAACATTCACGTTTCCAAAGGAGGGAGATTTATTCGCTTATCCAGTAGCTCGAATATCGGAGCGATTGATGATTTCAAGCCTACTACAGGTTTCGGCGTACGACTTAGATGCTGATTTAAATGGTAGTATCCGTTTCAGTGTAACTCCGAATGGTAACTTCGATATTGATCCTAAAACTGGCAGAATTTTTCCGCTCAAAAGTGCTCTGAAAGACGAAAACACGATTCAGCTGGACATAATGGCAACCGATCGAGACGGTGCTGTGGACGGTAACGAATCCCGGCTGCGAATTTACGTTGTCCCTGTACTCCCTTATCAATTGTCTCTGCTACAGTTGAACGCAATGCGTGAGGAAGCTTTGCAGGATTATTTGGATATGCTGCTAGCAGCAACTGGGCTTAGAGTTGTGGCACTCCCAGGTGGTTATACGTCGCTTTCGGAGTCATCCACCAGGcagcaaaactttgaaaccGCCCTCAGGTATGCGGTAGCTGCGTTCGACGGGCAGAATGCGATTGTATCAAGTGATAGTTTGGCTAA TTCTCTAATGAACAACGATGATGCAAAACTGTCCTCCTGGAATGATCTATTCATCGATGAACTTCCTGCAGAGGACTGCACCGTTTATCCATACATAGTTATTATGGCTGTGTTTATTGTATTGTTTATAGCCGTTACAGCGTTGGCTATTTTTTGGTGGGCGAAAAGTCGTTCAACTCTAGAGGATTCATCTACTGCTAGTACGGAGGAGCCATGTGCAGACTCCGGTAGTGTTTTTGTTGAGAACTCTCTCGCCAATGCCAAATCAACACCACCAATGGTCAGAAAACATATCGAGGATGTTACAGTTGATG attctaCTGATGGTTTTGTCAGAAGTAACAGGCTGGCGAAATCACTTTCCGACCTGTTGATCGTCGATGAGAGTGAGGAAGTGAGCTGCAACGAAGCTAACAGTGGTACCCAGAGAAGAAAATCGATTCGATTCAACGAAAATGTAGAGAAGATAGAGGTGCTTGAGAGCTGA